The proteins below come from a single Streptomyces sp. SCSIO 75703 genomic window:
- a CDS encoding aldo/keto reductase, which translates to MTYPRPLGSSGLQVFPLALGGNVFGWTADRDRSFAVLDAYAAAGGNFLDSADSYSAWVEGNSGGESETVIGEWLAARGNRDDIVIATKVSQHPEYRGLSAGTIKAAADASLRRLGTDHIDLYYTHFDQPEVPVEEIIGALDELVTAGKVRYIAASNISPERLARSLEFSEREGLARYVALQPHYNLVSRDTYEGPLRDLAERSGLGAVPYFALAAGFLTGKYRPGVEVDSPRAGRAGAHLESERGRRVLAALDEVAGAHDAPLATVALAWLAAQPTVAAPIASARTVEQLPALLGVAELSLTPEEITKLTDASA; encoded by the coding sequence ATGACGTATCCGCGCCCTCTCGGCTCCTCCGGTCTCCAGGTCTTCCCGCTCGCCCTCGGCGGCAACGTCTTCGGGTGGACCGCCGACCGCGACCGCTCCTTCGCCGTCCTCGACGCCTACGCGGCTGCCGGCGGCAACTTCCTCGACAGCGCCGACTCCTACTCCGCCTGGGTGGAGGGCAACTCCGGCGGCGAGTCCGAGACCGTCATCGGCGAGTGGCTCGCCGCGCGCGGCAACCGCGACGACATCGTGATCGCCACCAAGGTCAGCCAGCACCCGGAGTACCGGGGCCTGTCCGCCGGCACCATCAAGGCCGCCGCCGACGCCTCGCTGCGCCGCCTGGGCACCGACCACATCGACCTCTACTACACCCACTTCGACCAGCCCGAGGTACCGGTCGAGGAGATCATCGGCGCCCTCGACGAACTGGTGACGGCCGGCAAGGTCCGGTACATCGCCGCCTCCAACATCTCGCCGGAGCGGCTCGCGAGGTCCCTGGAGTTCTCCGAGCGCGAGGGACTCGCCCGCTACGTCGCCCTCCAGCCCCACTACAACCTGGTCTCGCGCGACACCTACGAGGGCCCGCTGCGCGACCTCGCCGAGCGGTCCGGACTCGGCGCCGTCCCCTACTTCGCCCTCGCGGCCGGCTTCCTCACCGGCAAGTACCGGCCGGGCGTGGAGGTCGACAGCCCGCGGGCCGGGCGGGCCGGCGCCCACCTGGAGAGCGAGCGCGGCCGTCGGGTCCTCGCGGCGCTCGACGAGGTCGCCGGGGCGCACGACGCGCCCCTCGCCACGGTGGCCCTCGCCTGGCTCGCGGCCCAGCCGACCGTCGCCGCGCCGATCGCCTCCGCGCGGACCGTGGAGCAGCTTCCGGCGCTGCTCGGCGTGGCGGAACTGAGCCTCACGCCGGAGGAGATCACCAAGCTGACGGACGCCTCCGCCTGA